Part of the Halogeometricum sp. S3BR5-2 genome, GTCGGGGCCCATCCGCTCGGCGCCGTCGACGGACTCGATGCGGAGGGGGACGTCTAGTGAGTTGCCGCAACAGCCCACGTCGACGAACTCCTCCCACGTCTCGCCCGGCGTCAGGTCCTCCAGCACTCGCCGGAGGTAGAGGCGGAAGCGGTCTGTCTCCAGTTGGTCGCGCGCCCACGCGCTGAGGTCGTCCGGATAGGAGATGACGACCCGCCGGGCCTCGCCGTGCTCTTTCGGTGCCGCCGTCGCGTTCGCGCTGCCGTCGTCCATGCGCCTCGGTACGCCCTCCGAGTCAAAACGTCTCACGGTCGCACGGACCGCGTACCGGCCGTCGACGAGTGGGGGCGTATAAGAAGGCTTATTCGGGGACCGTGACGAACGCCACGCATGGTCGACTTCACGGTACCGGAGGTAGATTACACCCGGTACACGAATCGCCAACTCGCCGCGGTCCCCCTGGCGGTGTCGGCGGTCGCGCTCCTCGTCATCGGCGGGTGGTACGTCATGACGGGCGTTCCCGTCAACCAGGGTATCGCCTTCACCGGCGGGACGGAGATTCAGGTCGTCGTCGACGGCTCCGGCGACGCGCAGGAACAGATTCAAGAGGCGTTCGACGCCGAACCCGCCTCCGTCCAGTCCGTCCCGGCCGAGAGCGGACTGTACATCGTGACGTTCCAGTCGGACTCGGCGTCGGGGCCGGACGCCGGCACGGACGCGAACACGCTGTCCCAGCAGGCCGAGCAAGCGGGCTTCGAGGTCCGCTCCGTCTCCTCGGTGTCGGCCAGTTTCGGCGGTGACACGCAACTGCTCGCCCTCGGCGGCGTCGCCGTCGCCTTCCTCGGCATGAGCGTTCTCGTCTTCGCCATGTTCCGCACGTTCGTCCCCTCCATCGCCGTCGTCATCTCGGCGTTCTCCGACATCGTCATCCCCGTCGCTCTGATGAATCTCCTCGGCATCCAACTCTCCCTGGGGACGGTCGCCGCCCTCCTGATGCTCATCGGGTACTCGGTGGACTCGGACATCCTCCTGAACAACCACATCCTCCGGCGCTCCGGAGACTTCTACGAGTCGACGTACCGCGCGATGCGGACCGGGGTGACGATGACGCTCACCTCCATCGCCGCGATGATCGTCATGACCGTCACGGCGACGCTGTTCGGCATCCAACTGCTCGCGGCCATCGGGACCGTCCTCGTGTTCGGTCTCGCCGCCGACCTGATGAACACCTACATGCTCAACCTCAGCCTGCTTCGCTGGTACAAGTTCGAGGGGGTGCGTCGGTGATGGCGGGCCTCCGGGACAACTGGCGGGTCGCCCTCCTCGTCGTCTTCCTCCTCGTCTCCACGTTCGCGCTGTTCTCGCCGACGATCGGCGGGGACTCCGGGTCGGGCGCCGTCGGCAACGCCACCGACACCGGACCGACGAACCTCCAGTTCGGCCTCGAACTCTCCGGCGGGACGCGCATCCGCGCGCCCCTCGTCGGCGTGACCGCCGAGGGGGTCCAGTTCGGCGGCGACCAACCGCGGGTGGTCGAACAGACCGTCGCCTCCAACCTCGAAGACGCCACGGTGACCGACGTCATCGCCCGCCAGTCGGCCAACACCACGACGGTCGAAGTCACGGCCGAGAACGTCACGCAAGAGGAGTTCCGGAACGCCCTCCAGTCGTCGGGCTACGGCTTCGAGACGGTCCGCGACGGCGTCACCGCGGCGACGCGCGAGGAGGTCGTCCGCATCCTCACCGACAAGATCAACCAGGCCGGCCTCTCCGGGGGGTCGGTCCAGCAGGTGACGACCGCGACGGGCCAGCACTTCATCCGCGTCGAGGTGCCGAACCGCGACACGAGCGAGGTCCGCCAACTCGTCTCCGAACGCGGGACCGTCGTCGTCCAGGCGTACTACCCCGTCGAGGAGAACGGGTCGACGACCTACCGCTCGGAGGTCGTCCTCCAGCAGAACGACTTCCAGACCATCGGCTCCGTGCAGGAGCAGGGCTCGAGTCCCTCCGTGCCGGTCACCATCAAATCCTCCGTGGCCCCCGAACTCCAGCAGTCGCTGGTCAGAACGGGAATCGCACAACCCGGCGGCACCTCCTGCACGTACGACCAGAACCCCAACAGCACGCAACCGTGCCTCCTCCTCGTCGTCGACGGCGACGTCGTCAACGCGTTCGGGATGGACGGGGGTCTCGCGGGCAGCATGCAGAGCGGCGAGTGGGCGAACAGCCCGGAGTTCGTCCTGACCGCCCGCAACACCTCCGAGGCCCAGCAGGTCGCCATCAACCTCCGCGCCGGCGCGCTCCCGGCGCAACTCGACCTCTCGGGTCAGGACGGCGGCACCACCTCCTACGTCTCGCCGAGTCAGGGTGAGAGCTTCAAGTTCGACTCGCTCATCACCGGCATCGTCGCGGTGCTGGCGGTCAGCGGCGTCGTCTTCGTCCGCTACAGCGACGTGAAGGTGGCCGCGCCGATGATCGTCACCGCGCTCTCCGAGGTGGTCATCCTCCTCGGGGCCGCGGCGGCCATCGGCTACCCCCTCGACCTCTCGGTCATCGCCGGCTTCATCGCCGTCATCGGGACGGGGGTGGACGACCTCATCATCATCGCCGACGAGGTGATGGCCGAGGGCGAAGTGTCCTCGCGCCGCATCTTCCAGTCGCGCTTCCGCAAGGCGTTCTGGGTCATCGGCGCCGCCGCGGCGACGACCATCGTGGCGATGTCGCCGCTGGCGGTGCTGTCGCTCGGCGACCTGCAGGGCTTCGCCATCTTCACCATCCTCGGCGTCCTCGTCGGCGTCCTCGTCACCCGCCCGGCCTACGGGGACATCCTCCGGTCGCTGACGACTATCGACCGCTGAGGTCGCGGTTCCTGTCACGGAGCGTTACTCTCCGCCGTTCGCGGCGGTTTCGACGACCCCGACACCGTCCGTCTATTTTCGCGCCGACGCCGCCCTAATCCTGTAGGCTGCCATTTAACTGCACGGGCGCACGTACTGTAAACTGTACAGCGACACGGACCGTAGTTGCCCGCTCGCGCGGGAGACGACGTAGACAACGGGACACGTACACTATGTCAACCGATGCCCCCCTGACGGACGATGCAGATGCCCCGCACGCAGCAACCGCCTCGGAGACGTTGGTCTCCACCGTCGTCGAGTACGACGACGAGTCCGACGAATGTACGATCTACCCCCTCCACGCCGACGACGAGGAACGCGTCACGACGTGGGTCTCCGCCAAGCGGGAGTCGTACGTCTCGCTGGACGAGATGCGCTGAGCGGTCCTGCTCTTCCTCCCCTCCTCGACCCGTTCTCTCGCGATCAAAAGTCGGCCAGCGACGACTGCGCCGCCGCCGCCAACACGTCGTCGCACGTCGACCACGAGGCGCGCGCGCAGTCCGGTAACTCGCCCGTCTCGCCGACGTACGTCCTGAGGAACTCCCTCGTCGTCGGGTCGCTCGGATAACCGCTCCCGACGGGGCCGTACGCCGCGAACGCCTCGCCGACGGCCGCCATCCGGGCGTCTCGCTCCACCTTCGCGACGACGCTCGCCGCGCCGACGTGCGGGTACGTCTCGTCCGCGCGGTGTTCGGCGGTGACGGAGACGGCGACGCCCGCCTCCTCGACGCCCGTCCGGACGCGCCGCCCGAACCGCGACTCGTCCACGTCGCCCGCGTCCGTCACCACCTCGTCGCCCCCGCGCGCGACGGCGGCGAGGGCCTCGACGTGCGCGGCGACGGTCAGCGCGTTCATGTCGGTGTCCGGCCGGTCGATTCGCTCGGGTTCGACGAACGCGACGCCTATCTCGACCCCCTCCCGGTCCCGGAGCGTCGCGGCTATCTCCTCGCGCCGGCGCGCCGCGAGGCGCTTGGAGTCGTCGATACCGCCCGGCAGGGCGTCGGCGTCGGCGCGCACCGCCGCGGCGACCATCGGCCCGAGCACCGGTCCCTTCCCCGCCTCGTCGCTGCCGACGAGGGCGGGCGACCCGTCTGTCATACCTCTCTCGGCGGACAGCGGCGACTAAGCGGTTGCGGTCGTCGTCGGCCGAAAAAATCGACGGGCGCTCAGTCGTCCGCCAACGGCGGCCCGGCACGCCCCGGCGACTCCTCCGGGTCGTCGGCCTCCTCGAACTCCGCGCGCAGGCGCTTCTCGACGAGCGCTTCCCACTCCGGATTCGACTCGTAGTGGTGACACATGGTATCTGCTCTCACTCGTAGGCGCGGTCGGAGACTGGTAAATCCTCGGTCCGTCGGTCTACTGATGGGTTACGGACGGACCGCCTACCGCGGGTCGTCGCGGAAGAACGACTCGTTCTCGAACTCCTCGTCGGTGCCGTAGACGCCCGTCACGTCCAGCGCCGTCACCTCCGCGTCGACGCCGAGGAGGCCCGCCAGACTCGGTTCCGTGCGCCCCTCGTCGCCGGAGACGAGTTCCTTGATGTAGAGGCCGCCGGCGCCGTGCACCTCGACGGTGGCGTGCCGTTCGTCCTGCCAGTCGCCCGTCGCCTCGAACACCTCGCGGGTCCGGGTGAGCGCCGCCCGGCGGTGGTCGACGCGGTTCGGCGTGTACTGTTCGATGGTCGCCCCGTCGAGTTCGGCGAGGGCGTCCGTGAGTTCGTCCTCGGAGACGTCGTCGCCGAACTCGACTTCGGCGCGGTAGCGCTTCGAGGCGTTCAGTTCCTTCACGCGTTCGACCATGTCGTAGGCGGCGAGGCGGAGGCCCTCGACTTCGACTTTCCCCTCCGCGAAGGCGTTGATGTCGCCCTCCAGACGCTCCACGTCCACGTCGCGGCGGCGCGGTTCCATGATTTCGACGACGAACGGGCGGCCCGTCCCGACCATCAGGGCGTCGACGTCCTCCCGGCCGGCGCCGTGGAACTTCGCGTCGGTGCCGTCCATCACGTCCATCACGACGGGAGCGGTCAGACCTTCGACGCTCTCTTGGTACATGTAGCCCGTCCCGTCGCACTTGTCGCAGGGCTGTTTCCCGAGGTAGCCCGTTCCGTGACACTTGTTACACGGCCACTCGGTCTGCGGGATGTCGCGTTCGAGTTTGCGGTAGCGGCCGTAGACGAACGTGGAGTTTATCTCGACTTCCACCGCGTCGGCGTCGATGTCGAGGAGGAACTGCACGTCCGGGCGGCCGAACTCCACCTCCGTCTCCGTGAGTCGGCCGAACCGCTTGCCCACCTCGCGGTTGAACTCCGATTTGAAGAGTTCGCCCGCGTCCTCGGCGAGTCCGGCCCCCTCGCGGAGGAGTACTTCGTTCTCCTCGACCAGCGGCGGGGGGCGCGTCCCGACCTGATAGGTGTCGAACTCGACGCCCTCGACGGCGTCGGCGCAGCGTTCGGCCCACTCGTCGAACCGGGCGCACGCCCCCTCGCACACCCAGCAGTCCTCCCGCGGTACGTCCTCGGGTTCCTCGTCGTCTTCGAGGGCGGCGGCGACCCGGAGGCTCCGGCCCCGTTCGGCGTTCGTCAGCCCGAAACTCCGGTCGGCGAAGACGCGTCCCAGACACGGGTCGCAGACGGGACTCTGCGCGGCCACCTCGCGCGCGTCCTCCAAGATGCTCATACCGGGTGATGACGTGGACCGCGTTTCTGTCTTCCCCTTTCAGACGACCTGAGAGAGGAGCCACCACGAGGTGAGAGCGACGCCCGCGCCGAGGGCGACGACGAGGCAGAACAGGAGGAGGCCCGCGACGGCGAGCACCCGCCCGTCGCGTTCGGCCCCCGATGGGTCGGCGCGCCGCGCCTCGAACAGGCGGACGTTCCGCCGGTTCGCCTTCCACGCCGCGTCGAACGCGTCGCCGACGAGCGGAATCGACCCGAAGACGGCGTCGACGACGAGGTTTCCCACCATCCGAGCCACCGTCTCCCGCGGCGCGCCGAGTGCGGCGGCCTCCGCGACGATGTACGCCGAGACGGCCGCCGCCGGCAGGTCGCCCGCGACGGGGAGTAGTCCCAGTATCGGGTCCAGACCGATTCGCCAGTCCGTCCCCGGAACCGGTATCGCGCTGTCCATGTAGTAACTCACGCGCCGGAGGCGCGCGAGGGCCTCGGCTTCGGGGTCCGCGGCGTCCGCCACCGGTCCGCTTACGACGAACGGGGCGGCGTCGGCGTTCGCGGCGTCTGAGGAACTCACGGGAGAGAGTGGCGACGGAGGAACTTGAGCGTTCGCTGGGGAGTCGGAAACGAAGGGAGGGCCGAAGCGGGGGGTCGAACCCTATTCGAGTTCCACCTCCCGCACGTCCTTGACGCCGAAACCCGATTCGAGGGCCGCGGCGACGGCCGCCGCGTCGGCCGGACCGCTGACGCGCAGGGCGGCGTCGACCTGCACGCGTAAGTCGTTCAGCGCGGGTCGTAAACCGCTCACGTCGGCGCGGTCCACGCCGACGACGCAGTCGACGGCGGCGAGGCGGGCGCGGACGCCCTCCTCCAAGTCGCCGTCCGCGTTCCGCGTGACGAGGACCGTCAGCGACGCGCGGACGACGTGTTCGTTTTCTGCTTGCTGTGCCTCCGGACTGGCAGGACTGATTGCCATAGGCTCCCGGCGCGGGTCGAACGCGCCTCCCGCCTCGTCCGCCGTGACGAGGCGTCGAGTGCCGACACGGGAGCGGTCCGGTCGGTCGCGCCGCGTCGGATTCGCGGACGCGACGGTGGGCACTCGGAGCGTGGTCGGCCGCGCGAGAAAGGGACGGGCCGGCGTCGTCTCGGGTGAGTCACACGGAGACGAAGCCGGTTTCCCGGACCCCGCCCGCGCGGCGCGACTTCACGCGCCGAGCGCGGACCGGACGCAGAGGAGGGGATTCTCGGAACCGTCGCCGGAGAACCCCGCGTCGATTCCGATGCTCCACTTACCCTCGTCGCCGACTGCGGCGGCCGCACCTGCGGCTACCATCGAAGTCGGACGACGAGTGGCGGTGTGACGGAGCATCGGTTCCTCTGCCCGCGGGTCGCGGGACTCGATTCGGCAGACGGGGTAGTTCTACTTAATGTTTTTTCAGGTGTGCTACGAGCTACCGCGGCTCAGAGCACCCCGGCGGCCTCCGCGCGGGCGACGAGTCGCCGCGCCATCTTGTTCGTCGCCTCGTCGACCATCTCCCCGTCGACGGAGACGGCGCCCTTCCCCTGCGCCGTCGCCTCGGCGTAGGCCTCGACGATGCGTTGGGCGCGTTCGGCCTCCTCGCGGTCGGGCGCGAACGTCTCGTTGGCGATTTCGATCTGGCTCGGGTGGACGGCCCACTTGCCGTCACAGCCGAGGAGGCTCGCGTTCCGACAGGATTCTCTGAATCCTTCCGGGTCCTCGATTTCGGCGTACGGCCCGTCGATGACCTGCAATCCCTCGGCCTTCGCGGCGTGGGCGATGCGGGCCAGTTGGTAGTGCCAGTAGTGGCCGGGGTAGTCGCCGCCGGACCCGATGGTCAGGCCCGCCGCGCCGACGCTGGCGGTGTAGTCGCCCGGTCCGAACACGAGCGATTCCGTGCGGTCCGAGGCGCGGGCTATCTCCGCGACGTTCGTCATGCCCGACGCGGACTCGATCTGACACTGGAGCCCGATGTCGCCCTCGGGCAGGCCCTCGTTGACCTCCACCTGCGTGAGCAGGTTGTCGACCGTCTGCACCGTCGAGGCGTCGTGGCACATCGGCACCATGATGGTGTCGACCGACCCGCCGGCCGCGCCGACGACCTCGATGACGTCGTCGTACCACCACTCGGTGTCGACGCCGTTCATCCGGAAGCAGGCCCGCGTCTCCGACCAGTCGCCGTCCTGTAAACCCTCTATGACCGTCTCGCGGGCGTCCACCTTCTCGCCGGGGGCGACGGCGTCTTCGAGGTCCAAGAACGCCTCGTCGGCGCCCGACTGCGGCGCCTTCTGCACCATCGTCTCGTCGCTGCCGGGCGTCGCCAGTTGGCTCCGCCGCATCGTCGGCTGGATGTCGGTACTCCGCTCGTCCGTCGTCCGCGTCGATTGCTCGCTCATCGTCAGTCGTCGCTCTCGATGGGGGTGCTCTCTTCCTCCGAGAAGCCCTCGGAGCTCTCGATTCGCTCGCGCGCCTCGCGGTCGAACTCCATCTCCGTCTCCTGGTAGTCGGAGACGAACGCGAGTTCGTGGTGCGATTCGGTCGGGTGCCCGAGATACCGCTCCTCCAGTTCCATCTGCCCCGTCTCGTCGTTCTCCGCGAGGTTCCGGAAGTCCTCGTAGACGCTGTGGGCGCCCGAGTGCAGGCCGAACAGCGTGATGAAGATGTACTCGTAGCCGAGGTCGCCCAGTTCCTCGAACGTGAGCGGGTCCTCCTCTTCGGACCACGCGAACGACGAGGAGTAGTTGAACGCCAACTTCAGGTCGGGGTGGGTCTCGTGGATGGTCTCGGCGTACTCGACGGCGTCCTCGCGCGAGGGGTCGGGCATCTCGGGCCAGACCATGTCGACGCCGGCGTCGGCGTAGATGCGCCCGCGCTCCAAGTGCTCCTCCCAGTCGCCGTTCGAGGAGCCGTAGGCGTCCGTCCGGGCGATGACGAACGTGTCCTCGGACTGCTTGGCGTCGACGGCCGCCTCGAACCGGGCGCGCGCCTTATCGCGCGAGACGATTTGCTTGCCGGCGATGTGGCCACAGCGCTTCGGCGTCGTCTGGTCCTCGATGTGAATCGCGGCGACGCCGGCCTTCTCGTACTCGCGGACGGCGCGGCGGACGTTGTGGACGCCGCCGTAGCCGGTGTCGCAGTCCGCGATGACCGGCAGGTCCGTCGCCTCGACGATTCGCTTCGCGTTCTCGACCATCTCGGTCATCGTCACCATCTCCAGGTCCGGGAAGCCGAACTGACCGAGAACGGTCGAGTAGCCGCTCATGTACGCCGCGTCGAGGCCGGCGAGTTCGGCCAGTCGGGCGTCGAGGGCGTGGTAGATGCCCGGCGCGAAGACGAAGTTCTGCTCGTCGAGCATCCGGCGGAACTCCCGGGCGGACTCGTTGTCGACGTCGCGGGTGAACACGTCGGCGCCCGTCGTGCGCTCGTAGGGATCGCTCATCGCCGGTCCTCCCGTTCCATGCGGGTCTCCAGTCGTTCCAGTTGCGTCCGGAGGGCGGCGATGTCTCGGCGCAGACCGCCGATGTCGTCCTCGCCGGTCTTCCCGGGCGCTTCCGTCTCCGTCGACGTCGATTCCGTCCGGTCGGTCGGGTCGGCGATGAAGGGGACCAACGGGGCGTCCATGTTCTCCTCGTTGTTCGGGTAGTTTCGGGTCATCGTTCCAGTCGTGCGTCGGGTCGTGGGTGTCGTCATCTGTCTCGTATCGGTGGGTCGGGGCTGCTCGTCGAGCGGTTCTGCTGACGGAACGCGGGGCGGTGGGCGCGTACTGCGCCGGGTACTGCCATCCTGTGTCACCTCGTCTGCTCCGTCTTCAGTCTCCTAAATAAACATAATGATTGATAGTGTTAATATTCTTTAGCTCGGGTTATCTCCTAATACAGATAAGAGTGAGGCTAGTGCACATTCTAGGACACTGCGGACGACCGTATCCTCGGCCGCCGCCCGTGCCAGCGTCTCTCACCCGGTTCCGCGGTCGGTGCGCTTAATCCGCGCAGTCGCCGACCTTCGGTATCCGATGTCTTCTGCGATAACGATACGCGATTTACGGAAGTCCTACGGCGACGTGCAGGCGCTCGACGGCGTCGACCTCGACGTCCCCGAGGGGTCCTTTTTCGGCCTCCTCGGTCCGAACGGCGCGGGGAAGACGACGTTCATCAACGTCCTCGTCGGCCTCGTCCGCAAGTCCGGCGGCCGCGCGGAGGTGTTCGGCTACGACGTGGAGGACGACTACCGCGAGGCGCGCGACAGCATCGGCCTCGCGCCGCAGGAGTTCAACGTCGACCGCTTCTTCCCCATCCGCGAGGTGCTCGAACACAAGGCGGGCTACCACGGCGTCTCGGAGGAAGAGGCCGCCGAACGCGCCGACGAGGTGCTCAAGCGCGTCGGCATCTACGACAAGCGCGACACGCGGTTCGACTGGCTCTCCGGCGGGATGAAGCGCCGCTTCGTCCTCGCGCGCGCCCTCATCACCGACCCGGACCTCCTCATCCTCGACGAACCGACGGCGGGCGTCGACGTGCAACTCCGCCGCGAACTGTGGGAGACCATCACCGAACTGAACGACTCGGGGACGACCATCCTGCTGACGACCCACTACATCGAGGAGGCCGAACGCCTCTGCGACGAGGTGGCCATCCTCGACTCCGGGCGCGTCGTGGAGGTTGCGAGCCCCGAGGACCTGATGGACCGCGGCACCGACGACGTAATCGTCACCCTGCGGAACGCTCCCACGGCGGTCCCCGACTTCGCCGCCGAGGACGACCGCGTGGAGGCCGTCGAACTCGACGGGGCGCGCCTCGTCGTCACCGCCCGCGAGGGCGGCCTCGTCGCCCCCGAACTCGTCCGCCGCCTCGATAGCGCCGGCCACGAGATAGTCGACCTCGAAATCTCGCGCACCTCGCTCGAAGAGGTGTTCGTCGAGATGACGAGAACCGAAGAGGACCGCGCGACGGCGGAGGCGAGCAGATGAACGCCGAGCGCACGGGCTTCTACGCCCTCCTCAAGCGCGAGGTTCTCCGATTTATCCGCCGCCCGCGCAACACGTTCGTCCCGCCCTTTATCACGAACGTGCTGTACTTCTCGGTGTTCGGCGTCATCCTCGGCGAACGCATCAACGAGATAGCGGGGGTGCCGTACATCCTCTTCATTCTCCCCGGTCTCATCGTCCTCGGCGCGGTGTCGAACGCCTTCGAGAACGCCTCCTTCTCCATCTTCCACGGCCGGTGGAACCGCTACATCGAGGAGGTGCTCACCTCGCCGCTCTCCTACCGGTCGATGGTCGGCGCGTTCGTCCTCTCCTCGGCGGCCCGCGGCGTCGTCGTCGGCGCTCTCGTCGCCGTCATCGGCGCGTTCTTCACCACCGTCGGCGTCGAAAACCCCCTCTACCTCGTCGCGTTCATGCTCGTCATCACCCTGCTGTTCGCCGGGTTCGGCGTCGTCGGCGGCCTGTGGGCCGACGACTTCGACGACCTGACGATGATGAACCAGTTCATCCTGCGACCGCTGGTGTTCTTCGGCGGCGTCTTCTACTCGCTGGGTGAACTGCCGGCGACGGTCCAGCAGGTGTCGCTCCTGAACCCGATGATATACATGGTCAACGGCGTCCG contains:
- the secF gene encoding protein translocase subunit SecF, with protein sequence MVDFTVPEVDYTRYTNRQLAAVPLAVSAVALLVIGGWYVMTGVPVNQGIAFTGGTEIQVVVDGSGDAQEQIQEAFDAEPASVQSVPAESGLYIVTFQSDSASGPDAGTDANTLSQQAEQAGFEVRSVSSVSASFGGDTQLLALGGVAVAFLGMSVLVFAMFRTFVPSIAVVISAFSDIVIPVALMNLLGIQLSLGTVAALLMLIGYSVDSDILLNNHILRRSGDFYESTYRAMRTGVTMTLTSIAAMIVMTVTATLFGIQLLAAIGTVLVFGLAADLMNTYMLNLSLLRWYKFEGVRR
- a CDS encoding preprotein translocase subunit SecD, which gives rise to MAGLRDNWRVALLVVFLLVSTFALFSPTIGGDSGSGAVGNATDTGPTNLQFGLELSGGTRIRAPLVGVTAEGVQFGGDQPRVVEQTVASNLEDATVTDVIARQSANTTTVEVTAENVTQEEFRNALQSSGYGFETVRDGVTAATREEVVRILTDKINQAGLSGGSVQQVTTATGQHFIRVEVPNRDTSEVRQLVSERGTVVVQAYYPVEENGSTTYRSEVVLQQNDFQTIGSVQEQGSSPSVPVTIKSSVAPELQQSLVRTGIAQPGGTSCTYDQNPNSTQPCLLLVVDGDVVNAFGMDGGLAGSMQSGEWANSPEFVLTARNTSEAQQVAINLRAGALPAQLDLSGQDGGTTSYVSPSQGESFKFDSLITGIVAVLAVSGVVFVRYSDVKVAAPMIVTALSEVVILLGAAAAIGYPLDLSVIAGFIAVIGTGVDDLIIIADEVMAEGEVSSRRIFQSRFRKAFWVIGAAAATTIVAMSPLAVLSLGDLQGFAIFTILGVLVGVLVTRPAYGDILRSLTTIDR
- a CDS encoding DUF7511 domain-containing protein yields the protein MSTDAPLTDDADAPHAATASETLVSTVVEYDDESDECTIYPLHADDEERVTTWVSAKRESYVSLDEMR
- the rnhB gene encoding ribonuclease HII yields the protein MTDGSPALVGSDEAGKGPVLGPMVAAAVRADADALPGGIDDSKRLAARRREEIAATLRDREGVEIGVAFVEPERIDRPDTDMNALTVAAHVEALAAVARGGDEVVTDAGDVDESRFGRRVRTGVEEAGVAVSVTAEHRADETYPHVGAASVVAKVERDARMAAVGEAFAAYGPVGSGYPSDPTTREFLRTYVGETGELPDCARASWSTCDDVLAAAAQSSLADF
- a CDS encoding tRNA pseudouridine(54/55) synthase Pus10; translated protein: MSILEDAREVAAQSPVCDPCLGRVFADRSFGLTNAERGRSLRVAAALEDDEEPEDVPREDCWVCEGACARFDEWAERCADAVEGVEFDTYQVGTRPPPLVEENEVLLREGAGLAEDAGELFKSEFNREVGKRFGRLTETEVEFGRPDVQFLLDIDADAVEVEINSTFVYGRYRKLERDIPQTEWPCNKCHGTGYLGKQPCDKCDGTGYMYQESVEGLTAPVVMDVMDGTDAKFHGAGREDVDALMVGTGRPFVVEIMEPRRRDVDVERLEGDINAFAEGKVEVEGLRLAAYDMVERVKELNASKRYRAEVEFGDDVSEDELTDALAELDGATIEQYTPNRVDHRRAALTRTREVFEATGDWQDERHATVEVHGAGGLYIKELVSGDEGRTEPSLAGLLGVDAEVTALDVTGVYGTDEEFENESFFRDDPR
- a CDS encoding DUF4112 domain-containing protein, coding for MSSSDAANADAAPFVVSGPVADAADPEAEALARLRRVSYYMDSAIPVPGTDWRIGLDPILGLLPVAGDLPAAAVSAYIVAEAAALGAPRETVARMVGNLVVDAVFGSIPLVGDAFDAAWKANRRNVRLFEARRADPSGAERDGRVLAVAGLLLFCLVVALGAGVALTSWWLLSQVV
- a CDS encoding HpcH/HpaI aldolase/citrate lyase family protein, coding for MSEQSTRTTDERSTDIQPTMRRSQLATPGSDETMVQKAPQSGADEAFLDLEDAVAPGEKVDARETVIEGLQDGDWSETRACFRMNGVDTEWWYDDVIEVVGAAGGSVDTIMVPMCHDASTVQTVDNLLTQVEVNEGLPEGDIGLQCQIESASGMTNVAEIARASDRTESLVFGPGDYTASVGAAGLTIGSGGDYPGHYWHYQLARIAHAAKAEGLQVIDGPYAEIEDPEGFRESCRNASLLGCDGKWAVHPSQIEIANETFAPDREEAERAQRIVEAYAEATAQGKGAVSVDGEMVDEATNKMARRLVARAEAAGVL
- the aceA gene encoding isocitrate lyase, with translation MSDPYERTTGADVFTRDVDNESAREFRRMLDEQNFVFAPGIYHALDARLAELAGLDAAYMSGYSTVLGQFGFPDLEMVTMTEMVENAKRIVEATDLPVIADCDTGYGGVHNVRRAVREYEKAGVAAIHIEDQTTPKRCGHIAGKQIVSRDKARARFEAAVDAKQSEDTFVIARTDAYGSSNGDWEEHLERGRIYADAGVDMVWPEMPDPSREDAVEYAETIHETHPDLKLAFNYSSSFAWSEEEDPLTFEELGDLGYEYIFITLFGLHSGAHSVYEDFRNLAENDETGQMELEERYLGHPTESHHELAFVSDYQETEMEFDREARERIESSEGFSEEESTPIESDD
- a CDS encoding ABC transporter ATP-binding protein — protein: MSSAITIRDLRKSYGDVQALDGVDLDVPEGSFFGLLGPNGAGKTTFINVLVGLVRKSGGRAEVFGYDVEDDYREARDSIGLAPQEFNVDRFFPIREVLEHKAGYHGVSEEEAAERADEVLKRVGIYDKRDTRFDWLSGGMKRRFVLARALITDPDLLILDEPTAGVDVQLRRELWETITELNDSGTTILLTTHYIEEAERLCDEVAILDSGRVVEVASPEDLMDRGTDDVIVTLRNAPTAVPDFAAEDDRVEAVELDGARLVVTAREGGLVAPELVRRLDSAGHEIVDLEISRTSLEEVFVEMTRTEEDRATAEASR
- a CDS encoding ABC transporter permease — protein: MNAERTGFYALLKREVLRFIRRPRNTFVPPFITNVLYFSVFGVILGERINEIAGVPYILFILPGLIVLGAVSNAFENASFSIFHGRWNRYIEEVLTSPLSYRSMVGAFVLSSAARGVVVGALVAVIGAFFTTVGVENPLYLVAFMLVITLLFAGFGVVGGLWADDFDDLTMMNQFILRPLVFFGGVFYSLGELPATVQQVSLLNPMIYMVNGVRYGFLGVSEVDPNASLAVLTALTLGVTALNVVLFKRGYGLTD